The following are encoded together in the Sphaerodactylus townsendi isolate TG3544 linkage group LG12, MPM_Stown_v2.3, whole genome shotgun sequence genome:
- the REXO4 gene encoding RNA exonuclease 4 encodes MAKEKSKSSNSPTGCGTGKPENHANQLRKKKKRFFWKQKIKLAEKKTEKSTSGVTWLPPKTPQEVSFNWRTLQELLKQKAANLDSAVTRVDMSSKKKHATEAEGAVSKPADLNGASNRQKGKPWNNAQQDHPETLVPPALPTWKRSAHKSTLSQAQETKKEHKAGERSGHMERTDRDIKHKRRKPEEPGDIWFDDVDPDDIEAALGPEAANVARKQLGIEEKPQQPAEQTLVKEKAFEGLTRAVAMDCEMVGVGPKGEDSVVARVSLVNQFGKCVYDKYVKATEKVTDYRTAVSGIRPKNLKTGEDFNVVQKEVADILRGRILVGHALQNDLKVLFLDHPKKRIRDTQRYKPFRQQVKSGRPSLKLLCEKLLNVNVQRSEHSSTQDAQAAMKLYMMEKKQWEASLKTPESKAEMK; translated from the exons ATGGCGAAAGAAAAAAGCAAATCTTCAAATTCTCCAACAGGCTGTGGCACAGGCAAGCCTGAGAATCATGCAAACCaacttaggaagaagaagaaaagattctTTTGGAAACAAAAAATCAAGCTGGCAGAGAAGAAAACGGAGAAAAGTACCAGTGGGGTAACATGGCTGCCACCCAAAACTCCCCAGGAAGTTTCGTTTAACTGGAGGACCTTGCAAGAG CTTCTGAAGCAAAAGGCTGCCAATTTGGATTCTGCTGTTACCAGAGTTGACATGAGCTCCAAGAAGAAACATGCAACCGAAGCAGAAGGCGCTGTCTCCAAGCCAGCAGACTTAAATGGAGCTTCGAACAGGCAAAAAGGCAAACCTTGGAATAATGCCCAGCAGGATCACCCTGAAACCCTTGTCCCCCCAGCTCTCCCCACGTGGAAAAGATCTGCTCACAAAAGTACCTTGAGCCAAGCCCAGGAAACCAAGAAAGAGCACAAGGCAGGGGAAAGAAGCGGCCACATGGAGAGGACCGACAGGGACATTAAACATAAAAGGAGGAAACCTGAAGAGCCAGGAGA CATCTGGTTTGACGATGTGGATCCGGACGATATTGAAGCTGCCTTGGGGCCAGAAGCAGCAAACGTCGCCCGGAAACAGCTGGGGATTGAAGAGAAGCCACAGCAGCCAGCAGAGCAGACTTTGGTGAAGGAGAAGGCATTTGAAGG CTTGACCAGAGCTGTGGCCATGGACTGTGAGATGGTGGGTGTTGGGCCAAAGGGTGAAGACAGCGTTGTGGCCCGTGTGTCCCTCGTGAACCAGTTTGGCAAGTGTGTTTATGACAAGTACGTCAAGGCCACGGAAAAAGTGACAGACTACAGAACAGCTGTGAGTGGGATTCGGCCCAAGAATTTAAAAACAG GGGAAGACTTTAATGTTGTTCAGAAGGAGGTGGCTGACATCCTAAGAGGAAGGATTCTAGTGGGACATGCTCTTCAAAATGATTTAAAG GTTCTGTTTCTTGACCACCCTAAAAAGAGAATCCGGGACACGCAAAGATACAAGCCTTTCAGACAGCAGGTCAAG AGTGGGAGACCATCTCTAAAACTGCTTTGTGAGAAACTGCTGAATGTGAATGTTCAGCGTTCGGAGCACAGCTCG ACCCAGGATGCCCAGGCAGCAATGAAGCTCTACATGATGGAAAAGAAGCAGTGGGAAGCATCACTCAAAACACCCGAGTCCAAGGCTGAGATGAAATGA